TGATGTTCGTCAGCGGTGTGGCGATGGAGATCTTCGGCGTCTCGTGGATGACGACGATGCACCAGGAGATCCCGGAGGAGAAGCTCTCCCGGGTCTCCGCCTACGACTGGTTCGGCTCGACGGCGCTGCTGCCGCTGTCGACCGCGCTCGCGGGCCCGGCCGAGACCGCGTTCGGCCGGACCGCGTCGCTGTGGGGCGCGGCCGCGCTGATGACCCTCGTCACCGCGCTCGTCCTGCTCGTCCCCGACGTACGCCACATGACCCGGCGCCCGCACGGCCTGACGGCGGCGAGGGGCGACGCCGGTACGGGTGTCGACGCGCCGGCGGGCGGCCCGGTCGGTGCGGGCGGCGCGGTCGGCGCGGGTGCCGTGGTTCCCGCGCCGCTCGACTCAGCCGATGCCGAAGGCGCCGTCCGGCGGAACGGGTGAGCCCACGGCCTCCGCGTCGTCCACGGGGGCCGCGTCGCCGGTGAACCGGCGAAGCGCGTCGCCGTGTTCGACGCGGGCCGGGAAGGCGTCCCCGGCCGCGCGACGGGTGAGGCCGGGCAGGTCGAGGGGTGCGTCGGAGGCGACCAGGATCGCGTTCCCGAACCGCCGGCCGCGCAGCACCGCCGGCTCGGCGACCAGCGCCAGTTCGGGGAAGACCGCCGCGAACGTGGCGAGCTGCCCCCGGAGGAAGGCGAACGGCGCGCCGTCGGCCAGGTTGGCCGCGTAGATCCCGCCCCGGCGCAGCACGCGCCGGAGCTCGCGCGCGTACGCGAGGGAGGTGAGGTGCGCGGGGACGCGGGAGCCGCCGAAGACGTCGCCGACGATGAGGTCGGCCGAGTCGGCGGGCGCCGCCTCCAACCAGGCGCGCGCGTCGTCGGTGTGCACGGTGACACCGGAGCCCTCGGGCAGCGGCAGGTGGTCGGCGACCAGCGCGACGAGTCCGGCGTCCGCCTCGACGACGTCCTGGCGCGAGCCGGGCCGGGTGACGGAGACGTAGCGGGGCAGCGAGAGCGCGCCGCCGCCGAGGTGGAGCACGTCCAGCGGCGCACCCTCCGCGGCGGCGCCGTCGACGACGTGGCCGAGCCTGCGGGCGTACTCGAACTCGAGGTGGTCGGGGGCGTCGAGGTCGACGTACGACTGCGGCGCGCCGTCGACCGTGAGGAGCCAGGCCCGCTCCCGGTCCACGTCGGGCATGAGACGCGCGGTGCCGTGGTCGACGTCGCGCAGGACGGGGATCTGCTCGTTCACCCCTTCATTGTGCAACCGCACAGCGACCGCCCGCGCCCGCCGAGGCGGGACGAGCCTCCCCCGTCAGCCCGTCCACACGGCCGCGACCGACCGCGCGTGCGCGGCGGCCTGGGCGCGTCCGGCGCGGGCGGCGGCGCCCCGCTGGGCGGGGTCGAGCGCGCGGGCGCCGATCACGGCCTTGGCGTCCGCGCCGGGGGTGATGACCTTGACGCGCGCGCCGGCGGCGATGAGGTCGCCGGCCTGGCGGGCGGGGGCGTGCACGGCCTTGTTGCCCATCGCGTTGGGCGCGATGACGACCACCCGCTCCCAGCCGGCCGCCAGATGGGCGTTGGCGGTGGAGTGGATGCCGCCGTCGATCCAGCGCCGCCCGGCGAGCGTCGCCGGCGGCCAGGCGCCGGGGATCGCGCAGCTGGCGGTGACCGCGTCGACGAGCCCGACAGCGGCCCCGCCGGCCCCGTCCGCACCACCGGCCCCATCAGCCCGGTCCGCGCCACCAGCACCGCCGGCTCCCCCGCTCCGGCCGTCGAAGACGCCGAGCGCGCCGCTCTCCGCGTCGACCGCGGTCAGCCGCAGCCGGCCGTCGGCGGGCCAGTCCGTGACGTCGCCGAGCCGCTTCGCGACGGTGGCCCGCCGGGTGGCCTCGTCCACGGTGCGGGCGCGCAGGGCGAGCCGTCCGAGCTTGCGTCCGTACGCCTCCGGGGTGCGGGAGGTGAGCACGGCGAGGGTGTAGCGGAGGAGGGTCCCGGCGCCGAAGCGGACGGCCGGTTCGGTGTCCGTGCCGTCGAGCTGACGCTCGTACAGCTCGGCGAGGGAGGTGGTGCCGGAGGTGACGAGGGCTCCGACGACGGCGCCGGCCGAGCTGCCGACGACCAGGTCGGCGCCGGTGAGGTCGACACCCGCCTCGGCGAGTCCGTGGAGGATCCCGACCTCCCAGGCGGCGCCGACGAGCCCGCCCGCTCCGAGGACGAGTGCCGTCCTGCCACCCGACGTCCCTGCCGTCCCCGCCGCCGCAAGCTCGCCCGTGGGCGTCCCCTTGTCGCTCATGGCCCGAGTCTCGCGCAGCCTCCGGACGGGCCTCGCGGCGGGGGTGGTCTCACAGGTGCTTGAGCGCCTCGCGGACGGAGAGCGGGGAGAAGAGGGAGCGGTTGTCCGCGAGGAAGGCCCGCACCTCGCCGGGTGCGGTCTTGGCGTACTCGCGCAGGCTCCAGCCGATCGCCTTGCGGAGGAAGAAGTCGGTGTCGGCGGCGCGCCGCAGGCAGTAGGCGAAGAGCCGGTCCGCGTCCGTGTCGTCCTTGAACCGCAGTTGGTGGAGGAGGGCCGTGCGGGCGATCCACGGGTCCTCGTCGTCGATCCAGAGGTCCATCTCGTCGGCCAGCGCGGGGTCGGCGGCGACGAGCCCGCCCACGACGTGGACCGCGAGGTGGTCGACCGTGTCCCACCACGAGACGGTCGTCACGAGCCGGCGGGCGACGGGCAGGAAGCCGGACGAGCAGCGCTTCACATGGCGGCGCAGGTAGTCGACGGCGAAGTAGTGGTACTCGCGCTCGGGGAGGGCGAAGCAGCGCAGGGCCACGGCGGCGCAGTCGTCCTCGCCGGGGCGCGGGAGGCCGTCGAGGACGGTGCGGGAGAGCGTTCGGCGCTCGGGCGTCCGGATGCCGAGGAAGGGCGCCACCCCCTTCATGTACGCGACCATCTCCTGGGCCCGGAAGGGGTTCCCGGCGGCGGGGTAGAGCGTGGTGAGCCGGGTCAGGAGGGTGTCGGCGAGCTCGCTGCCGGGGACGGGAACGGCCGTATCGCGGCCGGACATGGCGCACATTACGGCGATCATACGGAAGTCTCCGTTACTCTCCCGGGATGCTCGCTCCCGTGCCCCGGCCGTCGGACCCGCTCGCCGTCCGCTGCTCCCGGGCCCTGCTCTCGCCCCGGTCGCGGCTCTCGCTGCTCGCCCTCGTCCTGCTGACCGCCGGGAGCCTGGTGCTGCTGTACGAGCCGCAGCGGCTGCTGGCCTCGGGGTGGCCCGGGGCGGGCGGCGCGGGCGCGGTGCTGCTGTTCGCCCTGGCGTACGGGCTGTGCACGGCGGCGTTCGTGCCGCGCCCGGTGCTGAACCTGGCGGCGGGCGCGCTCTTCGGGTCGGCGGCCGGTCTGACGGCGGCGGTCGCGGGGACGGTGCTGGGCGCGGGCCTGTCGTTCACGCTGGGCCGGGTGCTGGGGCAGGAGGCGCTGCGGCCGCTGCTCAGGGGGCGGTGGCTGCGGGCCGCGGACGGGCAGCTGAGCCGGCACGGTTTCCGCTCGATGCTGGCCATCCGGCTGTTCCCGGGGGTGCCGTTCGCCGCCGCCAACTACTGCGCGGCGGTCTCCCGGATGGGGTACGTGCCGTTCCTGCTGGCGACGGCGATCGGGACGGTGCCGAACACGGCGGCCTACGTGGTGGCCGGGGCCCGGGCGGACGAGCCGGGGTCGCCGGCGTTCCTGCTCTCCGCGGGGTTCATCGTCCTGTCGGGGCTGGCGGCGGCGGTGGTCGCGTGGCGGAAGCGGCACGCGCTGCGGCGCCCGGCGACCGCCGCCGCGGCCCCGGCCGTGCCGGAGCGCGAGCCGGTCGCCGCTCCCTAGAGCCCCTCAGAGGGCCTCGGGGTCTCAGAGGCGTTCGGGGTCTCAGAGGGCCTCGACGATCATCGCGTTGGCGAGCCCGCCGGCCTCGCACATGGCCTGGAGGCCGTAACGGGCGCCGCGGGCGCGCAGGGCGTGGACCAGGGTCGTGGTGAGGCGGGTGCCGCTGGCGCCCAGGGGGTGGCCGAGGGCGATCGCGCCGCCGTGCACGTTGACCTTGGCGGGGTCGGCGCCGGTCTCCTGCTGCCAGGCGAGGACCACGCTCGCGAAGGCCTCGTTGATCTCGAAGAGGTCGATGTCGGCGAGGTCGAGCCCGCCGCGGCGGAGGGCCTTCTCGGTGGCGGGGATGACGCCGGTGAGCATGAGCAGCGGGTCGGAGCCGGTGACGGCGAAGGAGTGCAGCCGGGCGAGCGGCCGCAGGCCGAGGGCGCGGGCGGTGTCGGCGGCCATCACGAGGACGGCGGAGGCGCCGTCGTTGACGGGGCTGCTGTTGCCGGCGGTGACGGACCAGTCGATCTGCGGGAACCGCTCGGCGAAGCCGGGGTCCTCGAAGGCGGGGCGGAGTCCGGCGAGGATCTCCGGGGTGGTGCCGGGCCGTATCGACGCGTCGCGGCGGACGTCCTCGTACGGCACGACCTCGGCGTCGAAGAGCCCGGCCTCCCAGGCGCGGGCGGCCTTGTGGTGCGAGGCGGCGGCGAACTCGTCCATGGCGGCGCGGCCGAGGGACCACTTGGCGGCGATCAGTTCGGCGCTGATGCCCTGCGGGACGAGCCCGCCGGGGTAGCGGGCGGCGACGCCGGGGCCGAAGGGGTCGGCGCCGGGCGGCACGTTGGACCACATGGGGACGCGGCTCATGGACTCGACGCCGCACGCGATCGCGATGTCGTACGCGCCGGAGAGGACGCCCTGGGCGGCGAAGTGGACGGCCTGCTGGGAGGAGCCGCACTGGCGGTCGACGGTGGTGGCGGGGACGGTCTCGGGGAGGCCGGCGCCGAGCCAGGCGTACCGCGTGGTGTTCATGGCCTGCTCGCCGACCTGGTCGACGGTGCCGCCGATGACGTCGTCGACGAGGGCGGGGACGACGCCGCTCCGCTCGATCAGGGCGCGGAGGGTGTGGGAGAGGAGGGCGACGGGGTGGACGTGGGCGAGGGAACCGCCCGGCTTGCCCCTGCCGATCGGGGTCCTGACGGCTTCGACGACGACGGCGTCACGCATGACACGCTCCCGGGAGGAGTGAGTTGGAGAACCGGACTGACACTCGTGGGTAACATAACCCAGTGAGTTGGATTTCCAAACCCTCTCGTGCGAGTGGGTTTGATTTCCCAACCCATCCGCTC
The Streptomyces roseofulvus genome window above contains:
- a CDS encoding fused MFS/spermidine synthase, whose protein sequence is MNEQIPVLRDVDHGTARLMPDVDRERAWLLTVDGAPQSYVDLDAPDHLEFEYARRLGHVVDGAAAEGAPLDVLHLGGGALSLPRYVSVTRPGSRQDVVEADAGLVALVADHLPLPEGSGVTVHTDDARAWLEAAPADSADLIVGDVFGGSRVPAHLTSLAYARELRRVLRRGGIYAANLADGAPFAFLRGQLATFAAVFPELALVAEPAVLRGRRFGNAILVASDAPLDLPGLTRRAAGDAFPARVEHGDALRRFTGDAAPVDDAEAVGSPVPPDGAFGIG
- a CDS encoding patatin-like phospholipase family protein, producing MSDKGTPTGELAAAGTAGTSGGRTALVLGAGGLVGAAWEVGILHGLAEAGVDLTGADLVVGSSAGAVVGALVTSGTTSLAELYERQLDGTDTEPAVRFGAGTLLRYTLAVLTSRTPEAYGRKLGRLALRARTVDEATRRATVAKRLGDVTDWPADGRLRLTAVDAESGALGVFDGRSGGAGGAGGADRADGAGGADGAGGAAVGLVDAVTASCAIPGAWPPATLAGRRWIDGGIHSTANAHLAAGWERVVVIAPNAMGNKAVHAPARQAGDLIAAGARVKVITPGADAKAVIGARALDPAQRGAAARAGRAQAAAHARSVAAVWTG
- a CDS encoding DNA alkylation repair protein; translation: MIAVMCAMSGRDTAVPVPGSELADTLLTRLTTLYPAAGNPFRAQEMVAYMKGVAPFLGIRTPERRTLSRTVLDGLPRPGEDDCAAVALRCFALPEREYHYFAVDYLRRHVKRCSSGFLPVARRLVTTVSWWDTVDHLAVHVVGGLVAADPALADEMDLWIDDEDPWIARTALLHQLRFKDDTDADRLFAYCLRRAADTDFFLRKAIGWSLREYAKTAPGEVRAFLADNRSLFSPLSVREALKHL
- a CDS encoding TVP38/TMEM64 family protein, whose product is MLAPVPRPSDPLAVRCSRALLSPRSRLSLLALVLLTAGSLVLLYEPQRLLASGWPGAGGAGAVLLFALAYGLCTAAFVPRPVLNLAAGALFGSAAGLTAAVAGTVLGAGLSFTLGRVLGQEALRPLLRGRWLRAADGQLSRHGFRSMLAIRLFPGVPFAAANYCAAVSRMGYVPFLLATAIGTVPNTAAYVVAGARADEPGSPAFLLSAGFIVLSGLAAAVVAWRKRHALRRPATAAAAPAVPEREPVAAP
- a CDS encoding thiolase family protein codes for the protein MRDAVVVEAVRTPIGRGKPGGSLAHVHPVALLSHTLRALIERSGVVPALVDDVIGGTVDQVGEQAMNTTRYAWLGAGLPETVPATTVDRQCGSSQQAVHFAAQGVLSGAYDIAIACGVESMSRVPMWSNVPPGADPFGPGVAARYPGGLVPQGISAELIAAKWSLGRAAMDEFAAASHHKAARAWEAGLFDAEVVPYEDVRRDASIRPGTTPEILAGLRPAFEDPGFAERFPQIDWSVTAGNSSPVNDGASAVLVMAADTARALGLRPLARLHSFAVTGSDPLLMLTGVIPATEKALRRGGLDLADIDLFEINEAFASVVLAWQQETGADPAKVNVHGGAIALGHPLGASGTRLTTTLVHALRARGARYGLQAMCEAGGLANAMIVEAL